The genomic DNA GCAAGGGCAATGTCGATTAATCGAACCGAAGCGAAGGATCGTCGCCACATGCCGCGCTGGCAGGCGAGCTACTTTTTCAAACCGGGTCGCGAGTACACGCGGCCGTATTTCGACGTCATCGACCGCAAGACCGGATCATCGATAGGGCATCTCGTAGATATGACTTTTGACGGGATGAAGATCAAGTCGCCACATGAGATCGGGAAAGGGCGTCCCCTCAGCCTGCTGATACAGCTGCCGGAAGAGGTGAAGGACTGTGGGGAGATTCAGGTGGCGGCGCGGAGCCTGTGGTGCGAGCGGAACGACTCGTCGGGCGAGTATTATGTTGGACTGGAGATACTTTC from Candidatus Zixiibacteriota bacterium includes the following:
- a CDS encoding PilZ domain-containing protein, yielding MSINRTEAKDRRHMPRWQASYFFKPGREYTRPYFDVIDRKTGSSIGHLVDMTFDGMKIKSPHEIGKGRPLSLLIQLPEEVKDCGEIQVAARSLWCERNDSSGEYYVGLEILSIAPPYGEIVDALVQP